The following are encoded together in the Solenopsis invicta isolate M01_SB chromosome 14, UNIL_Sinv_3.0, whole genome shotgun sequence genome:
- the LOC105194060 gene encoding uncharacterized protein LOC105194060 isoform X2, translated as MESSDRKNVYITKTGDNSLNSGMRETMIVGQTNIAPECGAEGVMKPNNVSNVSTNQTKWSNNSGPKNYIINAVPVKNEIVHLEDGNAHCNNKKMYYYDRHYTGHEEPERPTRRGTKRYRDKDAPKRALSAFFYFCQELRGKMRELHPEMGVGDIAKELGKLWMSTDLQTKSKYMAIAEEDRARYEREIIAYNKRVKNYDPEEVGTV; from the exons atGGAATCGTCAGACAGGAAGAACGTATATATTACGAAAACCGGCGATAATTCCTTGAACTCTGGAATGAGAGAAACTATGATAGTTGGCCAGACTAATATTGCACCAG AATGTGGTGCGGAAGGTGTGATGAAGCCCAACAATGTGTCCAATGTTTCCACTAATCAGACAAAGTGGTCTAACAACAGCGGCcctaaaaattatatcatcaaTGCGGTGCCTGTGAAGAACGAG ATCGTGCATCTCGAGGACGGTAATGCACATTGCAACAACAAGAAAATGTATTACTATGATAGACATTACACCGGACATGAGGAGCCAGAGAGGCCAACGCGCAGAGGAACGAAGAGATACAGAGACAAGGATGCACCGAAACGAGCGCT ATCTGCGTTTTTTTACTTCTGCCAAGAGTTACGTGGTAAGATGAGAGAATTGCATCCCGAGATGGGAGTAGGTGACATTGCAAAGGAATTAGGAAAATTGTGGATGAGCACAGATCTGCAAACAAAATCTAAGTATATGGCCATCGCGGAGGAAGACAGAGCCCGATATGAACGA GAAATCATCGCGTACAACAAGAGAGTTAAAAATTATGACCCGGAAGAAGTTGGAACCGTATAA
- the LOC105194060 gene encoding uncharacterized protein LOC105194060 isoform X1: MESSDRKNVYITKTGDNSLNSGMRETMIVGQTNIAPAHAVDPLCCAECGAEGVMKPNNVSNVSTNQTKWSNNSGPKNYIINAVPVKNEIVHLEDGNAHCNNKKMYYYDRHYTGHEEPERPTRRGTKRYRDKDAPKRALSAFFYFCQELRGKMRELHPEMGVGDIAKELGKLWMSTDLQTKSKYMAIAEEDRARYEREIIAYNKRVKNYDPEEVGTV; the protein is encoded by the exons atGGAATCGTCAGACAGGAAGAACGTATATATTACGAAAACCGGCGATAATTCCTTGAACTCTGGAATGAGAGAAACTATGATAGTTGGCCAGACTAATATTGCACCAG CCCATGCTGTGGATCCTCTTTGCTGTGCAGAATGTGGTGCGGAAGGTGTGATGAAGCCCAACAATGTGTCCAATGTTTCCACTAATCAGACAAAGTGGTCTAACAACAGCGGCcctaaaaattatatcatcaaTGCGGTGCCTGTGAAGAACGAG ATCGTGCATCTCGAGGACGGTAATGCACATTGCAACAACAAGAAAATGTATTACTATGATAGACATTACACCGGACATGAGGAGCCAGAGAGGCCAACGCGCAGAGGAACGAAGAGATACAGAGACAAGGATGCACCGAAACGAGCGCT ATCTGCGTTTTTTTACTTCTGCCAAGAGTTACGTGGTAAGATGAGAGAATTGCATCCCGAGATGGGAGTAGGTGACATTGCAAAGGAATTAGGAAAATTGTGGATGAGCACAGATCTGCAAACAAAATCTAAGTATATGGCCATCGCGGAGGAAGACAGAGCCCGATATGAACGA GAAATCATCGCGTACAACAAGAGAGTTAAAAATTATGACCCGGAAGAAGTTGGAACCGTATAA
- the LOC105194066 gene encoding histone deacetylase complex subunit SAP30 homolog, with product MNNGFSTGEEDSRGAADQICCLVDEGERCSRPAGNASYSKRIQKTVTQRRLKLNLDQMARHIYICDYHKQVIQCARTKQQQQQQQRRRKDSEEDSGETDNDVPEVDLFQLQVGTLRRYKRHYKVSTRPGLNKAQLADTLMKHFKTIPVVEKEALSFFIYTVKTNANKLDQKNGLSSSDTT from the exons ATGAATAACGGCTTCAGCACCGGCGAGGAGGACTCGCGTGGCGCGGCGGATCAGATCTGCTGCCTCGTCGACGAGGGCGAGCGATGCTCCCGCCCGGCCGGCAACGCGTCCTACAGCAAACGCATCCAGAAGACCGTCACTCAGCGGCGGTTGAAGCTCAACCTGGATCAGATG GCGCGGCATATATACATCTGTGATTATCACAAGCAAGTGATCCAGTGTGCGAGAAcgaagcagcagcagcagcagcagcagcgaaGGCGCAAAGATTCTGAAGAGGACTCGGGCGAAACTGACAACGACGTCCCGGAGGTCGATCTCTTCCAGCTGCAAGTCGGCACTTTAAGGAGGTACAAGAGGCACTACAAGGTTTCTACTCGGCCAGGTCTTAACAAGGCTCAGTTAGCGGAC ACCCTCATGAAGCATTTCAAGACCATCCCCGTTGTGGAGAAGGAAGCTCTgagcttttttatatatacagttaagACAAATGCAAATAAGTTAGACCAAAAGAACGGTTTAAGCAGCAGTGACACGACGTAA